A genomic stretch from Mesoplodon densirostris isolate mMesDen1 chromosome 3, mMesDen1 primary haplotype, whole genome shotgun sequence includes:
- the LOC132485117 gene encoding LOW QUALITY PROTEIN: probable ATP-dependent RNA helicase DDX23 (The sequence of the model RefSeq protein was modified relative to this genomic sequence to represent the inferred CDS: substituted 2 bases at 2 genomic stop codons) — MAGELADKKDREASPSKEERKRSRTPDRERDRDRDRKSSPSKDRKRHRSRERRRGGSRSRSRSRSKSAERERRHKERERDKERDRNKKDQDRDKDGHRRDRKRSSLSPGRGKDFKSRKDRDSRKDEEDEHGDKKPKAQPLSLEELLAKKKAEEEAEAKPKFLSKAEREGEALKXRQQEVEERQRMLEEERKKKKQFQDLGRKMLGDPQERERRERRERMEWETNGNEDEEGRQKIREEKDKSKEPHAIKERYLGGIKKRRQTRHLNDCKFVFEWDASEDTSIDYNPLYKERHQVQLLGRSFIAGIDLKQQKREQSHFYGDLMEKRRTLEEKEQEEARLRKLRKKEAKQRWDGRHWSQKKLDEMTDRDWRIFREDYSITTKGGKIPNPIRSWKDSSLPPHILEVIDKCGYKEPTPIQRQAIPIGLQNRDIIGVAETGSGKTAAFLIPLLVWITTLPKIDRIKESDQGPYAIILAPTRELAQQIEEETIKFGKPLGIRTVAVIGGIYREDQGFRLCIGCEIVIATPGRLIDVLENRYLVLSRCTYVVLDEADRMIDVGFEPDVQKILEHMPVTNQKPDTDEAKDPEKMLANFESGKRKYRQTVMFTATMPPVVERLARSYLRRPAVVYIGSAGKPHERVEQKVFLMSESEKRKKQLAILEQGFDPPISIFVNQKKGCDVLAKSLEKMGYNACTLHGGKGQEQXEFALSSLKAGAKDILVATDVVGRGIDIQDVSMVVNYDMAKNIEDYIHRIGRMGRAGKSGVAITFLTKEDSAVFYELKQAILESPVSSCPPELANHPDAQHKPGTILTKKRREETIFA, encoded by the coding sequence ATGGCAGGAGAGCTGGCTGATAAGAAGGACCGTGAGGCATCACCTTCCAAGGAGGAAAGGAAACGATCTCGGACTCCTGACAGAGAACGGGATAGAGACCGAGACCGGAAGTCTTCCCCATCTAAAGACAGGAAACGTCATCGTTCAAGGGAAAGGCGTCGAGGAGGCAGCCGTTCTCGATCCCGTTCCCGTTCCAAGTCTGCAGAAAGAGAACGCCGGCACAAAGAACGGGAGCGAGATAAGGAGCGTGATCGGAATAAGAAGGACCAAGATCGGGATAAGGATGGGCACAGACGGGACCGCAAGCGATCCAGTTTATCTCCTGGCCGaggaaaagattttaaatctCGGAAAGACAGAGACTCTAGGAAGGATGAAGAGGATGAACATGGTGATAAGAAGCCTAAGGCCCAGCCATTATCCCTGGAGGAACTTCTGGCCAAGAAAAAGGCCGAGGAAGAAGCTGAGGCTAAGCCCAAGTTCCTCTCCAAAGCAGAACGAGAGGGTGAAGCCCTAAAGTGACGGCAGCAGGAGGTGGAGGAGCGGCAGAGGATGcttgaggaagagaggaagaaaaagaaacagttccAAGACTTGGGCAGGAAAATGTTGGGAGACCCTCAGGAACGGGAACGTCGGGAACGCAGGGAGAGGATGGAGTGGGAGACCAACGGAAATGAGGATGAGGAAGGGCGGCAGAAGATCCGGGAGGAGAAGGATAAGAGCAAGGAACCGCATGCCATTAAGGAGCGTTACCTGGGTGGCATCAAGAAGCGGCGCCAGACGAGGCATCTCAATGACTGCAAGTTTGTCTTTGAGTGGGATGCATCTGAGGACACTTCCATTGACTACAACCCCCTGTACAAAGAACGGCACCAGGTGCAGTTGCTGGGGCGAAGCTTCATTGCGGGCATTGACCTAAAGCAGCAGAAACGAGAGCAGTCACATTTCTATGGAGACCTAATGGAGAAGAGGCGGACGCTGGAAGAAAAGGAGCAGGAGGAGGCAAGACTCCGCAAACTTCGTAAGAAGGAAGCCAAGCAACGCTGGGATGGTCGGCATTGGTCCCAGAAGAAGCTGGATGAGATGACAGACAGGGACTGGCGGATCTTCCGTGAGGACTACAGCATCACCACCAAAGGTGGCAAGATCCCCAATCCCATCCGATCCTGGAAGGACTCTTCTCTGCCTCCACACATCTTGGAGGTCATTGATAAGTGTGGCTACAAGGAGCCGACACCTATCCAGCGTCAGGCAATTCCCATTGGGCTACAGAATCGTGATATCATTGGAGTGGCTGAGACTGGCAGCGGCAAGACAGCAGCCTTCCTCATCCCGTTGCTGGTCTGGATTACCACTCTCCCCAAAATTGACAGGATCAAAGAGTCAGACCAGGGCCCTTACGCCATCATCCTGGCCCCCACTCGTGAGCTGGCTCAGCAGATTGAGGAAGAGACCATCAAGTTTGGGAAGCCGCTAGGCATCCGCACTGTGGCTGTCATTGGCGGCATCTACAGAGAAGACCAGGGCTTCAGGCTGTGCATCGGTTGTGAGATAGTGATTGCTACTCCAGGACGTCTGATTGATGTGCTGGAGAACCGCTACCTGGTGCTGAGCCGCTGTACCTATGTGGTTCTGGATGAGGCAGACAGGATGATTGATGTGGGCTTTGAGCCAGACGTCCAGAAGATCCTGGAGCACATGCCTGTCACCAaccagaagccagacacagatgAGGCCAAGGACCCTGAGAAGATGTTGGCCAACTTCGAGTCAGGAAAACGTAAGTACCGCCAAACAGTCATGTTCACGGCCACCATGCCGCCAGTGGTGGAGCGTCTGGCCCGGAGCTATCTTCGGCGACCTGCTGTGGTGTACATTGGCTCTGCCGGCAAGCCCCACGAACGTGTGGAACAGAAGGTCTTCCTCATGTCAGAGtctgaaaagaggaaaaagcagCTGGCAATCTTGGAGCAAGGCTTTGATCCCCCCATCAGCATTTTTGTCAACCAGAAGAAGGGCTGTGATGTTTTGGCCAAATCCCTGGAGAAGATGGGGTACAATGCTTGTACGCTGCATGGTGGAAAAGGCCAGGAGCAGTGAGAGTTTGCACTATCCAGCCTCAAGGCTGGGGCCAAGGATATTTTGGTGGCTACAGATGTGGTGGGTCGTGGTATCGACATCCAAGATGTGTCTATGGTTGTCAACTATGATATGGCCAAAAACATTGAAGATTATATCCACCGCATTGGCCGCATGGGACGAGCAGGCAAGAGTGGTGTGGCCATTACCTTCCTCACCAAAGAGGACTCTGCTGTGTTCTATGAGCTGAAGCAAGCCATCCTGGAGAGCCCGGTGTCCTCCTGCCCCCCAGAGCTAGCCAACCACCCCGATGCCCAGCACAAGCCAGGCACCATCCTCACCAAGAAGCGCCGGGAAGAGACCATCTTTGCCTGA